Part of the Caulifigura coniformis genome, ATCGGCAGCCGGCCCGCCTGAACCTCCGTCATGTACTGCTCGATGTGGTCCAGGTTCTGGTAGTGGACCCCCTGGAAGTGTCCGAACGATGACACGCCGACCGCCAGGATGTCGCTCCCGCGGAACAGGTTGTCCCGGTACACGAATCGGTCCTTCACCGGGTCGCGAACCAGTTCGTTCCCGCTCGACAGGTGGTACCCCGCCGAAACGAATCGGTCGATCGCTTCGCTCGCCCACCGCCGCTTCGTCGGCCAGTCGGCCACCGGCGATTCGATGCCGTGCTCCTTCATCTCCTTCGAGATGACCGTGTTGAACGGCAGTTCCATCTGGTACACGGTGAGGTTGTCCGGCTCCATCGACAGCGCCCGCTCGACGCACGCCGTCCAGTTCTCATCTGTTTCACCGATCATCCCGGCGATGAGGTCGATGTTGATCTGCGGAAAGCCGACCTGCTTCAGCCAGTCGTAGGCCCGCTGGATCTCGGGCGAGAGATGCGCCCGGCCGTTCTCCTCGAGGATCTTGTCGTTGAAGTTCTCAACACCCAGCGAGACCCGTGTGACACCGATCTCCTTCAGGGTCTGCACCTTCTCCAGGCTCAGCGTGCCCGGCTCGCATTCGAAGGTCACTTCCTTCGCATTGTCCCAGGAGACCGAGTGGCTCAGTCGCTCGCGCAGAGTCTTGAGCTGCCGGGCGCTCAGGTAAGACGGCGTTCCCCCTCCGAAGTAAACGAACTGGAGTTCGCGGCTCGCGACTCCCGCATTGTCCTTGAGGATCGTGACTTCGCGATCCAGGGCGTCGACATAGTTCTTGACCATGTCGGCGTTCTGCTGCGTATAGACGCGGAAGTAGCAGAACTTGCACCGCTTCCGGCAGAACGGAATGTGCAGATACATCCCGAGCGGAACCGAGCGATTGGGCTCCCGGTCGAGGGCGGAATAAATGTCCGGCGTCAACTCCGTCCGCCATTGCGAGAACGGCGGATAGTTGGAAACGAAGTAACTGCCGATCTCGGTCTTCGCATCAGTCGACATGGATGCATTTTAGCGCCGTCACTACGGCGATGACCACCCTTCCCACCCCGGATTGGCCCCGCGGCAGGCGGCCGCGATCGGTTTTGCAGGCGCACCCGCCTGCCCCCTGCGCCACGCGCGTCAACCCCCGGAAACGGGGCAGAATCTGCCGCTTCCTCTGAAGATTGCGATTGAAAGGACCTGATGACGCCGATGACACTGAAGTCGGCCCGGTGACCTCCCTCGCAGACCCGGTCGCCTGCGGATTCCGCGAACCCCGAACGTGCGCACGAAACTCCCTGCCGCCGAACACGATGCGCCCGCCGCCTCCAGCGGAATCGCGGCGTCGATCGGCGTGTCGATGGTGCTCCATCTCGCGCTCCTCGGAACCTTCGCGGCCGTGGGAGGCTTCGATGCGACCCCGGTCACCGAAGACGTCCCTGAAGCGACCTGGCAGGAAGTTGATTTCCTCCCCCCGATGAGCCTCGTCTCGGAGCCGCTGATGGCAGCCGCTGGTACGACGCTCGAGGGGCTGGATGACCCGCAGGCACCGCTTCTCGACCTTCCCGCCGTGGCCCCCATCGGCCCCGGCGGGGGAATCGGACTCGGCCTCCCGGGGCGTTCCAGCGAGACCTCCGACCAGAAAGCGGCGATCGGACGCGGAATCAACGGCAAGGGAACCGGCGCCGGCGAAGGGGAGGGGAACGGCGGCGGGAGTCGCGGGTTCTTCGGACGCGGATTCACCGGCGAGAAGGTCGTCTACGTCGTCGATTCGTCCCAGAGCATGAATCGCCCCCATCCCGGACCCGGAAAAACGCGTCTCGGACGCGTCAAGCTGGAACTCATCAATTCAATTCGAGCCCTCGCGCCAACGCAGAAGTTCTTCATCGTCTTTTTCAATGACGGCCCCATCCCGATGCCGGCCGACCGGATGATGGAAGCCAACGACGGCGCCAAGCTCCAGTACCTGCGGTGGATGGTCAGCGTCCCCTCGGACGGACATACCGACCCGGCCATGGCCCTGCTGATGGCCCTCAAGCTCAACCCCGACACGATCTATTTCCTCACCGACGGCGATTTCCGCCCCACCATCGTCCGGGAGGTCGCCGTTTCGAACCGGCGCGGCGTGAAGATCCACACCATCGGGTTCACGCAGGACCGCGGCGAGAAACTGCTGCAGACGATCGCGAAGCAGAACGGCGGCACCTACACGTTTGTGCCGCCCGACGAAGTCCCCGAAGTCGTCGCCGACGCATCCCCCGCTGACTCTCAGAAACCGTAGCGTGGTCGGCTGGAGGGTGGCCTGCGTCGAAGGTGGCACTGGCTCCGCCAGTGCGATCAAACCCGTGATCTCCCCGTCAGAGACGCCGGAAAAGCCACCAACGCTCCCCGGCGTCTCAGGTTTCACGCCTCCGCCGCGTCCATTTCTCGACGCGCTCTCTCCTTTCCTCTAGATTTCCCCTTTCGACGATCGCGGCGATCTGCCGCCGGCGCGGTTTTTGCGCGCCTGTTTTCCGGAGAGTGGTTTCGTGTTTGACCTGCTGACGTCTCAGATTCCGACGCTTCTGACCATCGCTGTCGCCCTCGGCGGCATCCTGACCGTCGACGCGTACCTGATTTACATCGAGCGGAAGCTCTCGGCGTTCATGCAGGACCGCGTCGGACCGAACCGCGTCGGACCCTGGGGCCTTTTGCAGCCTCTCGCTGACGGAGCCAAGTTCATCCTCAAGGAAGACGTCATCCCGTCGCATGTCGACAAGGTGCTCTTCATCCTTGCCCCCTGCATGGCCGTCTTCACGGCAATGCTTGCCTTCGCCGTCGTCCCCTTCGGCCCCGTGGACGCCATCCCCGAGGTCCTCAGGCCCTGGCTGCGGTTCGTCATCGCCCCGAACCTCGATATCGGCCTCGTCTTCCTGTTCGCCATCGGAAGCCTCGGCGTCTACGGCGTCATCCTCGGAGGCTGGGCGTCGAACAACAAATACAGCGCCCTCGGCTCGCTCCGCGCCAGCGCGCAGGTCGTCAGCTACGAAATTCCCCTCGGCATGTCGGTGCTCGGCATCGCGCTCGCCAACGGCACCATGAACATCGAATCCCTCCAGAACGTGCAGACCGCCGGCCTGCTGCACTGGAACATCTGGACCCAGCCCCTCGCCGCCCTCATCTTCTTCACGGCGTCGCTCGCCGAGGCCAACCGCCTCCCGTTCGACCTCTCCGAGTGCGAACAGGAACTCGTCGGCGGCTTCCACACGGAATACAGCGCGATGAAGTTCGCCCTGTTCTTCCTCGGTGAATACACCCACGTCGTTACCATCAGCTTCCTCACCAGCATCCTGTTCTTCGGCGGCTGGCACTTCCCGTGGATCGCCGAAGCCGGCAGCAGCTACACCGGCGCCTGGCTCGTGAAACTCGGTGTGCTCCACACCAAGGTGCTCTGCGTGATCCTCTTCATCATGCTGATCCGCTGGACGATCCCGCGGTTCCGCTTCGACCAGCTCATGAATCTCGCCTGGAAAGTGCTCATCCCGCTGGCGCTCGGCAACGTCGTCGCCATCATGTGCATCAGGCAGTTCGGACTCAGCATGTGGTGGTCGACGATCGCCAACGTGCTGCTCTTCATCGTGGCCGGTGTCATCGGCACCCTCTCTTCCCAGAAGGCGATGCAGCGCGGGGCGCACGGACTGGCCACCGCGGCATAAGGTTCCACATTGACCCCCGCGGGGTGGCGATGAGCGACGAGTGGCAGACATACGGTTGCCAGATCGACGGCCAGATGGCCTTCGTCACGTACGATCACGGCGTCTCCACCGAACTCGACTCGCTGAGTTTTGAAAACCTCGCGGTTTTCAGCATCGAGATCGCCGATCCCGACTCCCGCGGCATGCCCGCCGGCGAGGAAGCCAACCGGCTCAATGCGCTCGAGGATTTCCTCGACGAACTCCTTCAGCCCGACCGGGCGCTGATCGTCGGCAGGATCACCTGCAACGGGGTCCGCACCCTCTATTCCTACACGCTGTTGGGGAGTGCGGAGTGCCACGAGATCGCCGGGGCGATCGAACTCCAGTCAGGGCGGGCCGTCACGCTGCGGCACTGTCCCGACCTCACCCGCGCGGGCTACTGGCAGGAACTGTTTCCCTCGGACGACGATCTGCAGGTCATCAAGGACATGCGGATGCACGAGATGCTGATGGAGCGGGGAGATCCACTGACTGAGCCCCGCCCCATCCGGCACTGGGCCTATTTCAAGACCGCCGACTCACGCCGCGCGTTCCTCGACGACGTCGCCCAACACCTCCGCGGCCTCAACGACGATGCCTACGAAACGGATGACGGGCAGTTTGCCGCGATGCTCGAGCACGTCGGCCTGCCCGACTGGCAATCGATGAATGCCTTCACGATGAAGCTGAACGGGCTCGCAACGAAAGCAGGCGGCGAATACGACGGCTGGGAGACGGAACTCAAGGGCCCGCAGGCGCATTCATGAAGCGACCTGAACCCGCTGCCTGTCGCTGTCCTGGAAGCGATCATCGCAATGAGGATCGCCGTTCGCCTGGCCCGGAGACGTCGGCCTGACGCCGCCGCCGACGACTCCTGCTCTCCCAACAAAAAAAGCCCACGGGTCTGATCCGTGGGCCTTTTTCATTGTCGACAATCATTCGTCGGCCATCCGCGGCTCCATCATTCCCTGCAGTCGTTCAATCGCTCGCTTCTGCAGTTGCCTCACCCGTTCCTTGCTCAGGCCGAGTCGTGTGGCGACGGCCCGCAACGGCTCCCCTTTGTCCCCGCCAAATCCGAAGCGGGCCTTCAGGATCGCGGCCTCACGCGGGTCGAGCGTGTTCATCAGTTCCACGACGCGCTTCGACAGGGCCGGGTCGAAATCGGGCTCCTCTGCGACCGGAGCCGCCTCGACCGATTCTGCCAGGATTTCGCCAGCCGTGATCGATTCCCGCGATGTCCGACGGGCCTTGCGATGCATCTGGCGATACAGATGCCGCTGAATGGCGTGCGTCGCATAGGTGCTGAACCGAAACCCCCGATCGATATCAAAGCGATCGATCGAATACAGCAGAATGAAGTTGCCTTCACTCTGAAAGTCCTCGAAATCCTCGTTCCGCGAGAGCTTGCGGGCAATCT contains:
- a CDS encoding coproporphyrinogen-III oxidase family protein, yielding MSTDAKTEIGSYFVSNYPPFSQWRTELTPDIYSALDREPNRSVPLGMYLHIPFCRKRCKFCYFRVYTQQNADMVKNYVDALDREVTILKDNAGVASRELQFVYFGGGTPSYLSARQLKTLRERLSHSVSWDNAKEVTFECEPGTLSLEKVQTLKEIGVTRVSLGVENFNDKILEENGRAHLSPEIQRAYDWLKQVGFPQINIDLIAGMIGETDENWTACVERALSMEPDNLTVYQMELPFNTVISKEMKEHGIESPVADWPTKRRWASEAIDRFVSAGYHLSSGNELVRDPVKDRFVYRDNLFRGSDILAVGVSSFGHFQGVHYQNLDHIEQYMTEVQAGRLPIHRAMSPSKHQRLIREWILQMKEGVVDSAPFRSKFGIDPLQEFAEPIANQEKAGYLKRSNGHIELTRKGLLQVDSLLTEYFEPAHRSVRYT
- a CDS encoding vWA domain-containing protein, which gives rise to MRTKLPAAEHDAPAASSGIAASIGVSMVLHLALLGTFAAVGGFDATPVTEDVPEATWQEVDFLPPMSLVSEPLMAAAGTTLEGLDDPQAPLLDLPAVAPIGPGGGIGLGLPGRSSETSDQKAAIGRGINGKGTGAGEGEGNGGGSRGFFGRGFTGEKVVYVVDSSQSMNRPHPGPGKTRLGRVKLELINSIRALAPTQKFFIVFFNDGPIPMPADRMMEANDGAKLQYLRWMVSVPSDGHTDPAMALLMALKLNPDTIYFLTDGDFRPTIVREVAVSNRRGVKIHTIGFTQDRGEKLLQTIAKQNGGTYTFVPPDEVPEVVADASPADSQKP
- the nuoH gene encoding NADH-quinone oxidoreductase subunit NuoH; protein product: MFDLLTSQIPTLLTIAVALGGILTVDAYLIYIERKLSAFMQDRVGPNRVGPWGLLQPLADGAKFILKEDVIPSHVDKVLFILAPCMAVFTAMLAFAVVPFGPVDAIPEVLRPWLRFVIAPNLDIGLVFLFAIGSLGVYGVILGGWASNNKYSALGSLRASAQVVSYEIPLGMSVLGIALANGTMNIESLQNVQTAGLLHWNIWTQPLAALIFFTASLAEANRLPFDLSECEQELVGGFHTEYSAMKFALFFLGEYTHVVTISFLTSILFFGGWHFPWIAEAGSSYTGAWLVKLGVLHTKVLCVILFIMLIRWTIPRFRFDQLMNLAWKVLIPLALGNVVAIMCIRQFGLSMWWSTIANVLLFIVAGVIGTLSSQKAMQRGAHGLATAA
- a CDS encoding DUF695 domain-containing protein, yielding MSDEWQTYGCQIDGQMAFVTYDHGVSTELDSLSFENLAVFSIEIADPDSRGMPAGEEANRLNALEDFLDELLQPDRALIVGRITCNGVRTLYSYTLLGSAECHEIAGAIELQSGRAVTLRHCPDLTRAGYWQELFPSDDDLQVIKDMRMHEMLMERGDPLTEPRPIRHWAYFKTADSRRAFLDDVAQHLRGLNDDAYETDDGQFAAMLEHVGLPDWQSMNAFTMKLNGLATKAGGEYDGWETELKGPQAHS
- a CDS encoding sigma-70 family RNA polymerase sigma factor, which produces MAAKGGKTLTTAASRRLRLRAERILDQEITFIFSRTFASLSDDDVELRPREEMYRYDSGSPLAAQDDAIGDLLTAVGEQSLFRRMNFLRYKASRLRSRLSRTNPKKKAVDEIERLQQEAETCRSMIAQANLRLVAKIARKLSRNEDFEDFQSEGNFILLYSIDRFDIDRGFRFSTYATHAIQRHLYRQMHRKARRTSRESITAGEILAESVEAAPVAEEPDFDPALSKRVVELMNTLDPREAAILKARFGFGGDKGEPLRAVATRLGLSKERVRQLQKRAIERLQGMMEPRMADE